TGCGTTCGCCCTGCGCGAACAGCTCGAAGGCGCGCGCCATCAGCTCGGGCGTCATGCCCTGGCCGTTGTCGCTCACGCACAAGCGCACGTGATTGGGATCGATCTCCAGCTCGACCTGCACCAGCCCGCCCTCGGGCGTGAACTTGGCCGCATTGTGCAGCAGGTTGGCCAGCACCTGCACCAGGCGCTTGTGGTCGCCCAGCACGAAGGCGGGCAAGGGCGGCTGGCTGACCTGCAGCGTGTGGCCGCGCGCCTCGATGCCGGGCCGGGCCTGCTCGATCGCCTCGGCCACGATGCGCTTGGCGTCCAGGATTTCGCGGTCGAGCGCGATCAGGCCGCGCGTGACGCGCGCGACGTCGAGCAGCTCGTTGACCAGGCTGCTCATGTGCTGGACCTGGCGCGTGATCACCTTGCTGGTGCGCTGCACCTGCTCGTCCTCGCCGTGGCTGCGCGCCAGCAGCGAGGCCGCCGCGCCGATCGGCGCCAAGGGATTCCTCAGCTCGTGCGCCAGCATTGCCAGGAATTCGTCCTTGCGCCGGTCGGCTTCCTGCAAGGCCTGCTCGGCGCGGATGCGTTCCTCGATGTCCATCGCCACCGCGACCGCGCCGACCACCTCGCCATCGGCGCCGTGGATGGGCGCCGAGGACACCAGCATCGTGCGCACCGCGTCGGCGTCGAACGATTGCACGCGCAGCGGGCAGTGGTCGACGGTTTCGCCGGCGAGCGCGCGCTGCAGCGGCCAGTCTTCGAGCCGCAGCTTGTCGCCGGCGCGCGGCCCGCCGACCAGCCAGCCGTTCCAGACGTCCAGGTCGATGCGCGCGCCGATATCGGCGAAATCGTTGCCGAACAGCCTGGTGTAGGCTGGGTTCTTCTCGATCACGCGCTGCGCGCGGTCCACCACCAGGATGCCGACTGGCGCTGCGCTCAGCACCGCCGCCAGGTTGGCGCGCTCCGCCTCGGCGCGGCGTGCGCTGGCCAGCGCTTCCTCGCGGCTGCGTTCGAGCGCCTGCTCGGCCAGCACCTGGGCGGTGATGTCGATGGTGGTGTGCGAGACGCACAGCAGGCGGCCGTCGTCGCCGTAGACCGGGGTGTTGGTGGCGCTCCAGTACATGATCTCGAACCAGCGCCGGCCGTCGCGCTCCATCTCGATCGGATAGCGCTGGGCCGCCATCTTCTGGCTGGCGCCGGCCTCGATCGCGTCGCGGATCGAGCGGGCGAGATCCTGTACGCCGGTGTCGTGCGGGTCGGTCGGGTTGTTCGGGAATACCTCGAACAGCGGCCGCCCCAGCACGTCCTCGCGCCGGCGTGCGACCGAGCGCAAGAAGGCGTCGTTGACGGCCAGGATCTCGAGCTGGTCGGTGGGCGCGAGCAGGTACTGGCCGATCGGCGAACCGTGGAAGGCCACTTCGAAGATTTTGTCGATTAACATCTGGAGCACATGAGTTGTAGCGCCATTGTGCCTGCTTTGGTCCTGGCCGGGCGCACCGTCGATGACCCGCGTCTGCGACAACGTTTGAACGCCAGCTTTGGCATGGAAACGACAACCTATCCGGTTTTCTACGAATGCATGAATCGCAGCCGCCGTTTTCCGGACGCTTGTGGACTGAGTGGAACGCAGTCGAGTAGCATTTCCATAGTTGCGCGGCTCCGATCAATGAAGCAAGGGAGAAAACCATGAAAAGCCGCGATTTCTTGTCTTTGACGACCGTCGGCGCCGATGAAACGTTGAACCGCTTCCATCAGACGCCGGGGGCGCGCGAACTGGCAGGCAAGGTGCGCGGCGTGCTGATCTTTCCGTCGGTGATCGCCGCGGGGCTGGGTGTCGGCGGCGAGTACGGCCAGGGCGTGCTCCGGGTCGGCGGCAGCCCGGTGACTACCACTCGATCGGCGCGGTGTCCGTCGGCCTGCAGATCGGCGCGCAGTCGAAGGGCATGATGTTCCTCTTCATGACGCAAGACAGCCTCCGGAAATTCCAGGCCAGTCATGGATGGTCGGCCGGGGCCGACGCATCGGTCGCGCTGCTGCATACCGGCGCCAATGGCGAACTCGACCTCACGGGCGTGACCAGTCCCGCGCTGGCCGTGGTGATGACCAACGCCGGGTTGATGGAGAACCTCGGCCTGGAAGGATCGAAGATCACCCGGCGGGCGCGCTGAGGCTTTTCCGCCGCGGGCAGGCCGGAAGCGGCGGAATTGGGCGCGCAGGAGCAGGGTGACCGCGAATCGAAGCGTCCACTTCGGGTTGCCGCGCAGGCCGCGGCGGGAAACCGGTCGCTCGACACCGGCTACCGCGCTTGGAGTGCCGGCATGAGCGGGCGCGGCTATACAATCAAGCGAAGGCCGGCACGAAAAAAAAGCCGCCGGCCCAACAGGACCAGCGGCTTCGGTCGCCGCAAGGCGCGGCCGGCTTACTGCCCGCCTTATTGGCCGCGCTTGGCGCGCGCCTTGGCCGCGATCCGCATGCGCAGCGCGTTCAGCTTGATGAAGCCGCCCGCGTCCGCCTGGTTGTAGGCGCCGCCGTCTTCATCGAAGGTCGCGATGTTCATGTCGAACAGCGAATCGGTCTTCGAGTCGCGCGAGACCACGATCACGTTGCCCTTGTACAGCTTGACACGCACCCAGCCGTTGACGTTCTTCTGCGTGTGGTCGATCAGGGTCTGGAGCGCGACGCGCTCCGGGCTCCACCAGTAGCCGTTGTAGATCAGGCTGGCGTAGCGCGGCATCAGGTCGTCCTTCAGGTGCGCCACTTCGCGGTCCAGCGTGATCGATTCGATCGCGCGGTGGGCGCGCAGCATGATGGTGCCGCCCGGGGTTTCGTAGCAGCCGCGCGACTTCATGCCGACGTAGCGGTTTTCCACCAGGTCGAGGCGGCCGATGCCGTGCTTGCCGCCCACGCGGTTCAGCTCGGTCAGCACTTGCGCCGGGCTCATCTTGGTGCCGTTGAGGCCGACGATGTCGCCGCCCGCGAACTCGATGTCGAGGTATTCCGGCTCGTTCGGCGCCTGTTCCGGCGACACGGTCCAGCGCCACATCGATTCCTCGGCTTCCGCGCTCGGGTTTTCCAGGTGGCGGCCTTCGAAGGAGATGTGCAGCAGGTTGGCGTCCATCGAGTACGGCGCGCCGCCGTTCTTGTGCTTCATGTCGATGTCGATGCCGGCGTCTTCCGCGTACTTCAGCAGCTTCTCGCGCGACAGCAGGTCCCACTCGCGCCACGGGGCGATGATCTTGACGTCGGGTTTGAGCGCGTAGGCGCCCAGCTCGAAGCGGACCTGGTCGTTGCCCTTGCCGGTCGCGCCGTGCGAGATGGCGTCGGCGCCGGTCTGGTTGGCGATCTCGATCAGGCGCTTGGCGATCAGCGGACGCGCGATCGAGGTGCCCAGCAGGTATTCGCCTTCGTACACGGTGTTGGCGCGGAACATCGGGAACACGAAGTCGCGCACGAACTCTTCGCGCACGTCGTCGATGTAGATGTTCTCAGGCTTGATGCCGAACTTGATGGCCTTGGCGCGCGCCGGTTCCAGCTCTTCGCCCTGGCCGAGGTCGGCGGTGAAGGTGACGATTTCGCAGTTGTAGTGATCCTGCAGCCATTTCAGGATGACCGAGGTGTCGAGGCCGCCGGAGTAGGCGAGGACTACTTTTTTAATGTCGCTCATGGGGATTCCAATGAATGAGGAGGGGGTGATGGTCAGCCGGCCCGAAGGCCGACGATCAAGCTCAGGGTGGTGATGGTAATGCTTATTTATCTTCGATGCGGCCGAGCAGCAGGTATTCGATCAGCGCCTTCTGCACGTGCAGGCGGTTCTCGGCCTCGTCCCAGACCACCGACTGCGGTCCGTCGATGACCTCGGCCGCGACTTCCTCGCCGCGGTGGGCCGGCAGGCAATGCATGAACAGCGCGTCCGGGCTGGCTTTCGCCATCTTCGGCGCGTCGACCATGAAGCCGTCGAAGGCTTTCAGGCGCTCGGCGTTTTCCTTTTCAAAACCCATGCTGGTCCAGACGTCGGTGTTGATCAGGTGCGCGCCGGCGCAGGCGTCCGAGGGGTTCTCGAAGAAGGTGTAGTTGCCGGTGGCGACCAGCGCCGGGTCCATGTCGTAGCCCTTGGGCGTCGACACGTTCAGGTGGAAGCCGAATACTTCGGCCGCCTGCAGCCACGAGTACAGCATGTTGTTGGCGTCGCCGATCCAGGCCACCGTCTTGCCGGCGATCGGGCCGCGGTGCTCGTAGAAGGTGAAGATGTCGGCCAGCACCTGGCAGGGATGGTGCTCGTTGGTCAGGCCGTTGATCACCGGGACGCGCGAATGCGCCGCGAAACGCTCGATGATGTCGTGGCCGAAGGTGCGCACCATCAGGATGTCGCACATGCGGCTCATGACCTGGCCGGCGTCCTCGACCGGCTCGCCGCGGCCGAGCTGGCTGTCGCGCGTGCTCAGGAAGATCGCGGCGCCGCCCAGCTGGTGCATGCCGGCTTCGAAACTCAGGCGGGTGCGGGTCGAATTCTTGTCGAACACCATGACCAGCGTGCGGTCGACCAGCGGGTGGTAGATCTCGTAGTTCTTGAACTTGCGCTTGATGATGGCGGCGCGTTCGATCAGGTACTCGAACTCGTCGCGGGTGAAGTCGGAGAACTGCAGGAAGTGTTTGATGTTCGTTGGATTCGTGCCAGCCATGTTGTTTCGTGGGATGCGATGATCCCGTCTACCGTGGTTCGAAGCGATTGATTATAAGCGGTTTCGTTTGCCATTCGGTAAATTAAGTTCCGGCATGGCGGTTTTTTGGTCAGTACCCCCTCAGTACAATGTTTGCGCCGATTCGTGCAGCAGCTGCGCGTACAGCTCGTGGCGCAGCCTGGCGATCTTGCCCTCGGCGACCGCCTCGAGGATCGCGCATTGCGGCTCGGCTAGGTGGCGGCAGTTGTAGTACTTGCAGCCGCCAAGATACGGCTTGAAGTCGACGAAAGCGCGCTCCAGCATGCCTTCGCTCAGGTGGTACAGGCCGAATTCCTGGAAGCCCGGCGAGTCGATGATGTTGCCGCCGGCGGGCAGGCGGTACAGGCGCGTGAACGTGGTCGTGTGCTTGCCGGTGTCGAGCACTTCCGAGATCTCGCGCGTGGCGATGTCGGCGTCCGGCACCAGCAGATTGATCAGCGAGGACTTGCCCATGCCGGACTGGCCGATGAAGATCGACGACTGGTCCTGCAGCAGCGGCTCGAGCACGGCGACCGCCTCTTCGGGGCGCGCCCTGGCCGAGACTTCGTGCAGCGGGTAGCCCATGCCGGTGTACAGGCTGGCACGCTCGCGCGCACGCGCCAGGCCCTCTTCGACGTCGACCTTGTTGAGGATCAGGTGGGCTTCGATGCCGGCCGCCTCGCACGCGACCAGCGCGCGCGAGACCAGGTCGTCCGAGAAGCTCGGCTCGGTCGCGATCACGATGAACAGGCGCGTCAGGTTGGCCGCCAGCAGCTTGCTCTTGTACTGGTCGGAGCGGTACAGCAGCGTGCTGCGCTCGGCGATCTTTTCGATCACGGCCTGGTCGTTCGAGGTGCGCTGCAGGTGCACGACGTCGCCGACCGCGACGTTGGTCTTCTTGCCGCGCGTGACGCATTGCAGGAACTCGGGGTGGCCGTCCGAGCCGACGTCGGCCAGGTAGTGGCGCCCGTGGGCGGCGACCACGGTGCCGGTCAGCGCGTCCTGTTGGTTCATCGGCCTGGTGGGTTTGTTCATTTTGCTCATGCGCCGGTCCGTCCCGCGTAGATCGCGTCGGCCCGGGCCGCGCAGATGAAGTCGTTCTCGGACAGGCGGTTGCCGGCCGAGTGCGTGGTCCAGCTGGCCGTACAGCGCCTGTAGCCGACTTGCAGGTCGGGATGGTGGTCTTCACGGTGGACCATCCAGGCCAGCGCGTTCACGAAGGCGATGGTTTCCATGTAGTCGAGGAAGGCGAAGTCGCGCACCAGGCGCACGCCGGTGTCCGGCGCGGCCTCCATGCGCCAGCAGGGCACGGCCGGCAGCAGCGCTTCGACGGCCGCATCGTCCAGCGCCGCTGCGCCGTGGGTGGCGTGGCGGGCGAGGAGATCGGCGCTCATGCCGCCCCCGCCGTCTGCAGGTGGCGGATGCGCACCGAGGCCGGCGGATGCGAATCGTAGAAGGCCGAGTGGATCGGGTCCGGCGTCAGCGTCGAGGCGTTGTCCTCGTACATCTTGACCAGGGCCGAGACCAGGTCGCCGGCATCGGCGTGGCTGGCGGCGAAAGCGTCGGCTTCGAACTCGTGCTTGCGCGAGCTGATCGAGGACAGCGGCGCGAACGGGAAGGTGAACACCGGCAGCGCCAGCATGAACAGCAGCAGCGCCATCGCATCGTTGGCCTGGCCCAGGATCGGGTGCACGCCCAGGCCCTCGTAGAACCAGACCTGCTCCTTGAGCCAGCCGAGCAGCGCCAGGAAGGCCAGCGACAGCGCGAACATCACGACGATGCGCTTGACGATGTGCTTGAGCTTGAAGTGGCCCAGCTCGTGCGCCAGCACGGCCTCGATCTCGGACGGTGCCAGGCGCTCGAGCAGGGTGTCGAAGAACACGATGCGCTTGTTGGCGCCGAAGCCGGAAAAGTAGGCGTTGCCGTGGCTCGAGCGCTTGCTGCCGTCCATCACGAACAGGCCCTTGGAGGCAAAGCCGACGCGCGCCATCAAGCCTTCGATGCGGGCCTTGAGGCTGTCGTCGGACAGCGGCGTGAACTTGTTGAACATCGGCGCGATGACGCTCGGGTAGAGCACCATCGCCAGCAGCTGGAAGCCGCACCAGACCGCCCAGGTGTAGAGCCACCACAGGCTGCCGGCCTTGTCCATGAGCGTCAGCACGAGCCACAGCAGCGGCAGGCCGATCACGGCGCCCAGCAGCGTGCCCTTGACCATGTCGGCCAGCCACAGCCCCACGGTCATCTTGTTGAAGCCGAAGCGTTGTTCCAGCACGAACTGGAACCAGTAGCCGAACGGCAGGTCGAGCATCCCGGCGACGACGGTGTACGCGACCACCAGCCCGATCTGGTGCATCATGCCGGGTCCCAGCAGGTGCAGGATCGTGTTCGAGAGGGCCTGCAGGCCGCCCAGCAGCGTGAAGCCGATCAGTACCGCGCTGCTCCACAGCGTATGGATCAGGGCGTAGCGCGTCCTGGCGACGGTGTAGTCGGCGGCTTTGCGGTGGGCGTCGAGCGGGATCCTGGCGGCGAATTCGGCCGGCACGCGGTCACGGTGCGCCAGCACGTGGCGGATGTGGCGGCGCGCCAGCCAGTAGCGCAGCGCCAGCGTCAGCAAGAAAAAAACGACGAACAAAACCGAAAACGCGGATGAAAGCATTCTGTGCCTGTGAGAAAATGCAGGATTGGCAAAGCCGAGCAACGTAAAGAGAGATTATGTCACAAGCTAACGAAACCCAAGCGCAGGGCGCAAGCACTGCGACGCCGCGTCCGAACGACTTCAACCTGGTCTGGATCGACATGGAAATGACCGGCCTCGATCCGGACAACGACCGCATCATCGAAGTCGCGGCCGTGGTCACCGACCCTGACCTGAACGTGCTGGCCGAAGGCCCGGTGTTCGCGATCCACCAGAGCGACGAGACGCTCGACAAGATGGATGCCTGGAACAAGGGCACGCACGGCCGTTCGGGCCTGATCGACCGCGTCAAGGCATCGACCGTGACCGAAGAGCAGGCCGCCGAGCAGCTGATCGCCTTCTTGAAGCAGTGGGTCCCGGCCGGCAAGTCGCCGATGTGCGGCAACT
This genomic stretch from Massilia sp. 9096 harbors:
- the rsgA gene encoding ribosome small subunit-dependent GTPase A, with translation MNKPTRPMNQQDALTGTVVAAHGRHYLADVGSDGHPEFLQCVTRGKKTNVAVGDVVHLQRTSNDQAVIEKIAERSTLLYRSDQYKSKLLAANLTRLFIVIATEPSFSDDLVSRALVACEAAGIEAHLILNKVDVEEGLARARERASLYTGMGYPLHEVSARARPEEAVAVLEPLLQDQSSIFIGQSGMGKSSLINLLVPDADIATREISEVLDTGKHTTTFTRLYRLPAGGNIIDSPGFQEFGLYHLSEGMLERAFVDFKPYLGGCKYYNCRHLAEPQCAILEAVAEGKIARLRHELYAQLLHESAQTLY
- a CDS encoding argininosuccinate synthase; its protein translation is MSDIKKVVLAYSGGLDTSVILKWLQDHYNCEIVTFTADLGQGEELEPARAKAIKFGIKPENIYIDDVREEFVRDFVFPMFRANTVYEGEYLLGTSIARPLIAKRLIEIANQTGADAISHGATGKGNDQVRFELGAYALKPDVKIIAPWREWDLLSREKLLKYAEDAGIDIDMKHKNGGAPYSMDANLLHISFEGRHLENPSAEAEESMWRWTVSPEQAPNEPEYLDIEFAGGDIVGLNGTKMSPAQVLTELNRVGGKHGIGRLDLVENRYVGMKSRGCYETPGGTIMLRAHRAIESITLDREVAHLKDDLMPRYASLIYNGYWWSPERVALQTLIDHTQKNVNGWVRVKLYKGNVIVVSRDSKTDSLFDMNIATFDEDGGAYNQADAGGFIKLNALRMRIAAKARAKRGQ
- a CDS encoding ATP-binding protein, encoding MLIDKIFEVAFHGSPIGQYLLAPTDQLEILAVNDAFLRSVARRREDVLGRPLFEVFPNNPTDPHDTGVQDLARSIRDAIEAGASQKMAAQRYPIEMERDGRRWFEIMYWSATNTPVYGDDGRLLCVSHTTIDITAQVLAEQALERSREEALASARRAEAERANLAAVLSAAPVGILVVDRAQRVIEKNPAYTRLFGNDFADIGARIDLDVWNGWLVGGPRAGDKLRLEDWPLQRALAGETVDHCPLRVQSFDADAVRTMLVSSAPIHGADGEVVGAVAVAMDIEERIRAEQALQEADRRKDEFLAMLAHELRNPLAPIGAAASLLARSHGEDEQVQRTSKVITRQVQHMSSLVNELLDVARVTRGLIALDREILDAKRIVAEAIEQARPGIEARGHTLQVSQPPLPAFVLGDHKRLVQVLANLLHNAAKFTPEGGLVQVELEIDPNHVRLCVSDNGQGMTPELMARAFELFAQGERTLDRSQGGLGIGLALVRSVVQLHGGRASVESAGPDQGSHFTICLPKAEPPAPARPADADASAAAGAAAAAQQGLAIMAVDDNEDAVTMLQPLLASLGHRVTTFTSSRAALGYALAHPPDACVLDIGLPEIDGLALARALRADPRTRGAVLIALSGYGKEVDRRAALAAGFDDYFVKPVNIDALGEALARPAPGRQAEPR
- the orn gene encoding oligoribonuclease — protein: MSQANETQAQGASTATPRPNDFNLVWIDMEMTGLDPDNDRIIEVAAVVTDPDLNVLAEGPVFAIHQSDETLDKMDAWNKGTHGRSGLIDRVKASTVTEEQAAEQLIAFLKQWVPAGKSPMCGNSICQDRRFMARGMPKLEEFFHYRNLDVSTLKELCRRWKPELASGFKKHQKHTALADIIESIEELKYYREHFIKL
- a CDS encoding M48 family metallopeptidase, whose protein sequence is MLSSAFSVLFVVFFLLTLALRYWLARRHIRHVLAHRDRVPAEFAARIPLDAHRKAADYTVARTRYALIHTLWSSAVLIGFTLLGGLQALSNTILHLLGPGMMHQIGLVVAYTVVAGMLDLPFGYWFQFVLEQRFGFNKMTVGLWLADMVKGTLLGAVIGLPLLWLVLTLMDKAGSLWWLYTWAVWCGFQLLAMVLYPSVIAPMFNKFTPLSDDSLKARIEGLMARVGFASKGLFVMDGSKRSSHGNAYFSGFGANKRIVFFDTLLERLAPSEIEAVLAHELGHFKLKHIVKRIVVMFALSLAFLALLGWLKEQVWFYEGLGVHPILGQANDAMALLLFMLALPVFTFPFAPLSSISSRKHEFEADAFAASHADAGDLVSALVKMYEDNASTLTPDPIHSAFYDSHPPASVRIRHLQTAGAA
- the argF gene encoding ornithine carbamoyltransferase — its product is MAGTNPTNIKHFLQFSDFTRDEFEYLIERAAIIKRKFKNYEIYHPLVDRTLVMVFDKNSTRTRLSFEAGMHQLGGAAIFLSTRDSQLGRGEPVEDAGQVMSRMCDILMVRTFGHDIIERFAAHSRVPVINGLTNEHHPCQVLADIFTFYEHRGPIAGKTVAWIGDANNMLYSWLQAAEVFGFHLNVSTPKGYDMDPALVATGNYTFFENPSDACAGAHLINTDVWTSMGFEKENAERLKAFDGFMVDAPKMAKASPDALFMHCLPAHRGEEVAAEVIDGPQSVVWDEAENRLHVQKALIEYLLLGRIEDK
- a CDS encoding 4a-hydroxytetrahydrobiopterin dehydratase — protein: MSADLLARHATHGAAALDDAAVEALLPAVPCWRMEAAPDTGVRLVRDFAFLDYMETIAFVNALAWMVHREDHHPDLQVGYRRCTASWTTHSAGNRLSENDFICAARADAIYAGRTGA
- a CDS encoding YSC84-related protein, coding for MSVGLQIGAQSKGMMFLFMTQDSLRKFQASHGWSAGADASVALLHTGANGELDLTGVTSPALAVVMTNAGLMENLGLEGSKITRRAR